One Shewanella sp. MR-4 DNA window includes the following coding sequences:
- the mazG gene encoding nucleoside triphosphate pyrophosphohydrolase, whose amino-acid sequence MTSHTTPSISELSATALSATDVAPLLKIMEKLRDPQTGCPWDKAQTFQTIVPFTLEEAYEVADTIERLALDELPDELGDLLFQVVFYCQLGKEQGRFDFSTVVNKITDKLTRRHPHVFGEATFEADASSQQMKANWEAIKASEREQKALAAGVTSPSEVSVLDDIPRAQPALSRSIKIQQRVARVGFDWPELEPVVAKIHEEIDEVLAEVNQPTLDQAKVQAEMGDLLFAVVNLARHLKVDPEQALRQANVKFERRFKGVEAFARQNNKALEEHSLEELDAYWDKVKQGEPR is encoded by the coding sequence ATGACTTCCCATACCACGCCTTCTATTTCTGAGCTTTCAGCAACAGCACTTTCTGCAACCGATGTCGCGCCGCTACTGAAGATTATGGAGAAGCTGCGCGATCCGCAAACGGGTTGTCCTTGGGATAAAGCGCAGACCTTTCAAACCATAGTGCCTTTTACCCTCGAAGAGGCCTATGAAGTGGCCGACACTATTGAACGTTTAGCCCTAGACGAGCTGCCCGATGAGCTGGGGGATTTATTATTCCAAGTGGTGTTTTATTGCCAGCTAGGCAAAGAGCAGGGCAGGTTTGATTTCAGCACCGTCGTCAATAAAATCACCGACAAACTCACTCGTCGTCATCCCCACGTGTTTGGCGAAGCCACGTTTGAGGCCGATGCCAGTAGTCAGCAAATGAAAGCCAATTGGGAAGCAATCAAAGCCAGCGAGCGTGAACAAAAGGCATTGGCGGCTGGGGTGACTTCACCAAGCGAGGTTTCTGTGCTTGATGATATTCCGCGTGCACAGCCGGCGTTATCCCGTTCAATCAAAATTCAGCAGCGGGTCGCACGTGTCGGGTTCGATTGGCCTGAGCTTGAGCCCGTTGTCGCAAAAATCCACGAAGAAATTGATGAAGTGCTGGCGGAGGTGAATCAGCCAACACTCGACCAAGCCAAAGTACAGGCCGAAATGGGCGACTTATTGTTTGCGGTGGTGAATTTGGCGCGTCATTTAAAGGTGGACCCAGAACAAGCGCTGCGCCAAGCCAATGTTAAATTTGAACGCCGTTTTAAAGGTGTAGAGGCATTTGCAAGACAAAATAATAAAGCATTAGAAGAACATAGCTTAGAAGAGTTAGATGCCTATTGGG